In Comamonadaceae bacterium OS-1, a single window of DNA contains:
- the gcvA_7 gene encoding glycine cleavage system transcriptional activator: MHKRLPPLNALRVFAAAARTENFMQAGESLFVTQGAVSRQIKQLEDWLGVPVFTRTHRGVQLTPAGRQLATAVDTAFQHIDTVVQNLQHHNLRQQLAINLPPTFATRWMAPRLPDFRRQFPHIDLSISTHDVHAPRDVRHCDCVIAFSDQAWADGDCALLMVEQHVMLASPKLWVDAQPPRLEDATLLHITDGNVRMPMWEHWCAAQGLTEVNPKPGLSFSTLDQVINAAVAGAGVAIVDEAMVPKELAEGSLRPLSDVKVAGPHGYWFVNLARDAESRALVGLFRDWLTGQF; this comes from the coding sequence ATGCACAAACGCCTCCCCCCGCTGAATGCGCTGCGCGTGTTCGCGGCTGCGGCCCGCACCGAGAACTTCATGCAGGCGGGCGAGAGCCTGTTTGTCACCCAGGGGGCGGTGAGCCGGCAGATCAAGCAGCTCGAAGACTGGCTGGGCGTGCCGGTGTTCACCCGCACCCACCGCGGCGTGCAGCTCACGCCTGCCGGGCGGCAACTGGCCACTGCGGTGGACACCGCGTTCCAGCACATCGACACCGTGGTGCAAAACCTGCAGCACCACAACCTGCGCCAGCAGCTGGCGATCAACCTGCCGCCCACCTTTGCCACCCGCTGGATGGCGCCGCGCCTGCCGGACTTTCGGCGGCAGTTTCCGCATATCGACCTGTCCATCAGCACCCACGATGTGCACGCCCCGCGCGATGTGCGCCACTGCGACTGCGTGATTGCCTTCAGCGACCAGGCCTGGGCCGATGGCGACTGCGCGCTGCTGATGGTGGAGCAGCACGTGATGCTGGCCAGCCCCAAGCTGTGGGTCGATGCCCAGCCCCCGCGCCTGGAAGATGCCACCCTGCTGCACATCACCGACGGCAATGTGCGCATGCCCATGTGGGAGCACTGGTGCGCCGCCCAGGGCCTGACCGAGGTGAATCCCAAGCCCGGCCTGAGCTTCAGCACCCTGGACCAGGTGATCAACGCCGCCGTGGCCGGGGCCGGGGTCGCCATCGTGGACGAGGCCATGGTGCCCAAGGAGCTGGCCGAGGGCAGCCTGCGGCCCCTGAGTGACGTGAAAGTGGCCGGGCCGCACGGCTACTGGTTCGTCAACCTGGCCCGCGATGCCGAAAGCCGCGCACTGGTGGGCTTGTTCCGCGACTGGCTGACGGGGCAGTTCTAA
- the kdpD gene encoding sensor protein KdpD, producing MPHDDTRPDPDALLQRLQEQDVARARGRLRIYFGANAGVGKTYAMLSAAQQAHQAGREVLVGVVETHGRQETAALLEGLEQLPLRPLPYRGQTLPEFDLDAALARQPAVLLVDELAHTNVEGSRHPKRWQDVQELLAAGIDVWSALNVQHLESLNGTVGAITGIRVMETVPDTVLDSADEIILVDVTPDELTARLQAGKVYLPQQAARAAQNFFRKGNLIALREIALRRTAEHVEDDVRSYRVEQSGSASSLPPVWNTSGTILACIGPQAGAEQTVRAAARLAGQLNVRWHAAYVETPLLQRLEAPERDRILTVLQLAETLGADTAVLTGSDVATALVQQAQTLNCATLVMGRPRQPPRWQFWRRWAPTLTRQLATLAPTLDVLEVGASPSTRRLARAWLPTDTDGDIRRSTWQPWAAALGGAVLVSLLATPLADRLDLANIAMLFLVAVVLVAMRYGRAAAALAAVLNVAAFDFFFVPPRFSFAVSDVQYLVTFVVMLAMGLLTGQLTAGLRFSARIAAGRERRAQALFDLTRELSAALLTSQVVEIGQTAVQRLFTQVEGVAFDPVKGGKVMVLVAEHTDAGTGHLHLPAMLPHDFDAGIAEWVLRTGHSAGLATTTLPAHPWHCVPLQAPMRVRGVLALKPSQARWLLIPEQQQLLQTLARQIAIALERVHYVEVAQEAVVHMESERLRNTLLAAISHDVRTPLTALMGLAESLRTAQPPLAPAQADTAQAMVVQARELSALVTNLLDMARLQNGAVALRSDWQSVEELVGSAIRAAGPALRGQHVDTDIPADLPLVEYDAVLMERVLVNLLENAAKYGAAPIVLTARATPTSLVLAVRDHGPGLPPRLRGREAELFDKFTRGSAESTTPGVGLGLAICKAIVDAHRGQISAANAPDGGAEFTLSLPRRPAPEPT from the coding sequence ATGCCCCACGACGACACCCGCCCCGACCCCGACGCACTGCTACAGCGCCTGCAAGAGCAGGACGTGGCGCGGGCGCGTGGTCGGCTGCGCATCTACTTTGGAGCCAACGCGGGCGTGGGCAAAACCTATGCCATGCTCAGCGCCGCCCAGCAGGCGCACCAGGCCGGGCGCGAGGTGCTGGTGGGCGTGGTGGAAACCCATGGCCGCCAGGAAACCGCCGCACTGCTGGAAGGCCTGGAGCAGTTGCCGCTGCGTCCACTCCCGTACCGGGGCCAGACGCTGCCCGAATTCGACCTGGACGCGGCCCTGGCCCGCCAACCCGCCGTGCTGCTGGTCGATGAGCTGGCCCACACCAACGTAGAGGGCTCGCGCCACCCCAAGCGCTGGCAGGATGTGCAGGAGCTGCTGGCCGCGGGCATTGACGTGTGGTCGGCCCTGAACGTGCAGCACCTGGAGAGCCTGAACGGCACCGTGGGGGCCATCACCGGCATCCGCGTGATGGAAACCGTGCCCGACACCGTGCTCGACAGCGCCGACGAGATCATCCTGGTGGACGTGACCCCCGACGAGCTCACCGCCCGGCTGCAGGCGGGCAAGGTCTACCTGCCGCAGCAGGCCGCCCGCGCCGCGCAGAACTTCTTCCGCAAGGGCAACCTGATCGCGCTGCGCGAAATCGCCCTGCGCCGCACCGCAGAGCACGTGGAAGACGATGTGCGCAGCTACCGGGTGGAGCAGTCCGGCAGCGCTTCCAGCTTGCCCCCGGTGTGGAACACCTCGGGCACCATCCTGGCCTGCATCGGCCCGCAGGCGGGCGCGGAGCAGACCGTGCGTGCGGCCGCGCGGCTGGCCGGGCAGCTCAATGTTCGCTGGCATGCCGCCTATGTGGAAACCCCGTTGCTGCAGCGCCTGGAGGCCCCCGAGCGCGACCGCATCCTTACCGTGCTGCAACTGGCCGAAACCCTGGGGGCCGACACCGCGGTGCTGACCGGCAGCGATGTGGCCACCGCGCTGGTGCAGCAGGCCCAGACCCTGAACTGCGCCACCCTGGTGATGGGCCGCCCGCGCCAGCCGCCGCGCTGGCAATTTTGGCGGCGTTGGGCCCCTACGCTGACGCGCCAGCTCGCCACCCTGGCCCCCACGCTGGACGTGCTGGAGGTGGGGGCCAGCCCCAGCACCCGCCGCCTGGCCCGCGCCTGGCTGCCCACCGACACCGACGGCGACATCCGCCGCAGCACCTGGCAGCCCTGGGCCGCCGCCCTGGGCGGGGCCGTGCTGGTCAGCCTGCTGGCCACGCCGCTGGCGGACCGGCTGGACCTGGCCAATATCGCCATGCTGTTTCTGGTGGCCGTGGTGCTGGTGGCCATGCGCTACGGGCGCGCCGCGGCGGCCCTGGCGGCGGTGCTGAATGTGGCCGCGTTCGACTTCTTTTTTGTACCGCCGCGCTTTTCGTTTGCGGTCAGCGACGTGCAGTACCTGGTGACCTTTGTGGTGATGTTGGCCATGGGCCTGCTGACCGGCCAGCTGACCGCCGGGCTGCGCTTTTCGGCCCGCATCGCCGCCGGCCGCGAACGCCGGGCGCAGGCCTTGTTTGACCTGACGCGCGAGCTGTCCGCCGCGCTGCTGACCAGCCAGGTGGTGGAGATCGGCCAAACCGCCGTGCAGCGCCTGTTTACCCAGGTGGAGGGCGTAGCGTTTGATCCGGTCAAAGGCGGCAAGGTGATGGTGCTGGTGGCCGAGCACACCGACGCAGGCACCGGCCACCTGCATTTGCCCGCCATGCTGCCGCACGACTTCGACGCAGGCATTGCCGAATGGGTGCTGCGCACCGGCCACAGCGCCGGGCTGGCCACCACCACCTTGCCCGCCCACCCCTGGCATTGCGTGCCGCTGCAAGCGCCCATGCGGGTGCGCGGTGTGCTGGCCCTCAAACCCAGCCAGGCGCGCTGGCTGTTGATTCCCGAGCAGCAGCAACTGCTGCAAACCCTGGCCCGGCAAATCGCCATTGCGCTGGAGCGCGTGCACTATGTGGAGGTGGCGCAAGAGGCTGTGGTGCACATGGAATCCGAGCGCCTGCGCAATACCTTGTTGGCCGCAATTTCGCACGACGTGCGCACCCCGCTCACTGCCTTGATGGGCCTGGCCGAGTCGCTGCGCACCGCCCAGCCGCCGCTGGCCCCCGCCCAGGCGGACACGGCCCAGGCCATGGTGGTGCAGGCGCGTGAACTCTCGGCGCTGGTCACCAACCTGCTGGACATGGCGCGGCTGCAAAACGGCGCTGTGGCCCTGCGCAGCGACTGGCAGTCGGTAGAAGAGCTGGTGGGTTCCGCCATCCGCGCCGCGGGCCCGGCCCTGCGCGGCCAGCACGTGGATACCGACATCCCCGCCGACCTGCCGCTGGTGGAATATGACGCGGTGCTGATGGAGCGCGTGTTGGTGAATCTGCTGGAAAACGCCGCCAAATACGGTGCCGCCCCCATCGTATTGACTGCCCGCGCCACCCCCACCAGCCTGGTGCTGGCGGTGCGCGACCACGGCCCCGGCCTGCCACCCAGGTTGCGGGGCCGCGAGGCCGAGCTGTTCGACAAGTTCACCCGCGGCAGCGCCGAGTCCACCACCCCCGGCGTGGGCCTGGGCCTGGCCATCTGCAAAGCCATCGTCGATGCGCACCGGGGGCAGATCAGCGCTGCCAACGCGCCGGACGGTGGCGCAGAATTCACCCTCAGCTTGCCCCGCCGACCCGCACCGGAACCCACGTGA
- the dddP gene encoding dimethlysulfonioproprionate lyase DddP: protein MALIRPTQRLEDCEPTAAEIAQIQRDRMARVKAELKKRDLTACILFDPTHIRYASGSRNMQVYSMRNPARYLFVPAEGKVVMFEYAGCDFLADGLDTIDEVRPATAISYYFCNDNLGDVTKRWAAELHELIQQCGGGKKIALESATSAAAFALQAYGYILSDAQEPLERARCIKVDNEIKMVRASLRAAEQGVRNLEAALVPGIKENELWSHLHQHIIATDGDYIETRLLSSGPRTNPWFHECSTRVIEDGDLVGLDTDVVGRFGYYADFSRTFLCGKGQAKAAQKTVYQLAYEQIHTNMELVKPGMSFSEYTTRAWKIPKPYQARRYFALAHGVGMCGEYPYIVHREDSDAKGYDGVFEPGMTLCIESYIGHEDGGEGAKLEEQIYIRNDGSIELLSDYPFEQRLLG from the coding sequence ATGGCCCTCATCCGTCCCACCCAGCGCCTGGAAGACTGCGAACCCACCGCCGCCGAGATTGCGCAAATCCAGCGCGACCGCATGGCCCGCGTCAAGGCCGAGCTGAAAAAGCGCGACCTCACCGCCTGCATCCTGTTCGACCCCACGCACATCCGCTATGCCAGCGGCTCGCGCAACATGCAGGTCTACTCCATGCGCAACCCGGCGCGTTACCTGTTCGTGCCCGCCGAGGGCAAAGTGGTGATGTTCGAGTACGCCGGTTGCGACTTCCTGGCCGACGGCCTGGACACCATCGACGAAGTGCGCCCGGCCACCGCCATCTCTTACTACTTCTGCAACGACAATCTGGGTGACGTGACCAAGCGCTGGGCGGCCGAGCTACACGAGCTCATCCAGCAGTGCGGTGGCGGCAAGAAGATCGCCCTGGAAAGCGCCACCTCGGCCGCTGCCTTCGCGCTGCAGGCCTATGGCTACATCCTGTCGGACGCGCAAGAGCCGCTGGAACGTGCCCGCTGCATCAAGGTCGACAACGAGATCAAGATGGTCCGCGCCTCGCTGCGCGCCGCCGAGCAGGGCGTGCGCAACCTGGAAGCCGCCCTGGTGCCCGGCATCAAGGAAAACGAACTCTGGTCGCACCTGCACCAGCACATCATCGCCACCGACGGCGACTACATCGAAACCCGTTTGCTCAGCTCCGGCCCGCGCACCAACCCCTGGTTCCACGAGTGCAGCACCCGCGTCATCGAAGACGGCGATCTGGTCGGCCTGGACACCGACGTGGTGGGCCGCTTTGGCTACTACGCCGATTTCTCGCGCACCTTTCTGTGCGGCAAAGGCCAGGCCAAGGCCGCGCAAAAAACCGTCTACCAGCTGGCCTACGAGCAGATCCACACCAACATGGAACTGGTCAAGCCCGGCATGAGCTTCTCGGAGTACACCACCCGCGCCTGGAAGATCCCCAAGCCCTACCAGGCCCGCCGCTACTTTGCGCTGGCGCACGGCGTGGGCATGTGCGGCGAGTACCCGTACATCGTGCACCGCGAAGACAGCGATGCCAAAGGCTACGACGGCGTGTTCGAGCCCGGCATGACCCTGTGCATCGAGAGCTACATCGGCCACGAAGACGGCGGCGAAGGTGCCAAGCTCGAAGAGCAAATCTACATCCGCAACGACGGAAGCATCGAGCTGCTGTCCGACTACCCGTTCGAGCAGCGGCTGCTGGGGTAG
- the kdpE gene encoding KDP operon transcriptional regulatory protein KdpE has product MTTPIAVLIEDEPHIRRFVRAALEAEGWQVFEADTAQQGRTEAGTRKPDLLVLDLGLPDGDGLDVVRDVRGWSAVPIIVLSARSDEADKIAALDAGADDYLTKPFGVGELLARVRANLRRPRVAEGSEEAVFRFGMVEIDRTARLVRREGAEVHLTPIEYRLLSVLASNAGRVLTHRQLLREVWGPAHTQQSHYLRIHMGHLRQKLEADPAQPVHLLTETGVGYRLLA; this is encoded by the coding sequence GTGACCACCCCCATAGCCGTACTGATCGAAGACGAACCCCATATCCGCCGCTTCGTGCGCGCCGCGCTGGAGGCCGAAGGCTGGCAGGTGTTCGAGGCCGACACCGCCCAACAAGGCCGGACCGAGGCCGGCACCCGCAAGCCCGACCTGCTGGTGCTGGACCTGGGACTGCCCGACGGCGACGGCCTGGACGTGGTGCGTGATGTGCGTGGCTGGTCGGCCGTGCCCATCATCGTGCTGTCGGCCCGCAGCGACGAGGCCGACAAAATCGCCGCCCTGGATGCCGGGGCCGACGACTACCTGACCAAGCCCTTCGGCGTGGGCGAGCTGCTGGCCCGTGTGCGCGCCAACCTGCGCCGCCCGCGCGTGGCCGAGGGCAGCGAGGAGGCCGTGTTCCGCTTCGGCATGGTGGAGATCGACCGCACCGCCCGCCTGGTGCGCCGCGAGGGCGCAGAGGTGCATCTCACCCCCATCGAATACCGCCTGCTCTCCGTGCTGGCCAGCAACGCCGGGCGCGTGCTCACCCACCGCCAGTTGCTGCGCGAAGTCTGGGGCCCCGCCCACACCCAGCAAAGCCACTACCTGCGCATCCACATGGGCCATTTGCGCCAGAAGCTGGAGGCCGACCCGGCGCAGCCGGTGCATTTGCTGACGGAGACGGGGGTGGGGTACCGGCTGCTGGCCTAA
- the rluF_2 gene encoding dual-specificity RNA pseudouridine synthase RluF encodes MNSPVPPPKPPSAPVPFRRAAPPAGAAGKASSSDPIRLNKRMADLNMCSRREADEWIARGWVKVNGAIAEMGVKVTPSDRIQIDKAASGHQANQVTILINKPMGYVSAQAEDGHEPAVTLFTAQNRWAEDNARFFFHPKQLVGLAPAGRLDIDSIGLLVMTQDGRVARQLIGEDSVMEKEYLVRVAYHGLGQPAPTGQLIRMDDDDPVTNNVQAVFPPAMLAKLRHGLSLDGQALKPAKVTWQNPEQLRFVLTEGKKRQIRRMCELVGLKVVGLKRVRIGNVMLGNLPVGQWRYLAPHEGF; translated from the coding sequence ATGAACTCCCCCGTGCCACCCCCCAAACCTCCATCCGCTCCCGTCCCCTTCCGCCGCGCCGCGCCACCTGCTGGTGCTGCCGGAAAGGCCAGCAGCAGCGACCCCATCCGCCTGAACAAGCGCATGGCCGATCTGAACATGTGCTCGCGCCGCGAAGCCGATGAATGGATTGCCCGGGGCTGGGTCAAGGTCAACGGGGCGATTGCCGAGATGGGGGTCAAGGTCACACCCAGCGACCGCATCCAGATCGACAAGGCCGCCAGCGGCCACCAGGCCAACCAGGTCACCATCCTGATCAACAAGCCCATGGGCTACGTGAGCGCCCAGGCCGAGGACGGCCACGAACCGGCGGTCACGCTGTTTACCGCGCAAAACCGCTGGGCCGAGGACAACGCGCGCTTCTTCTTCCACCCCAAGCAGCTGGTCGGCCTGGCACCCGCCGGGCGGCTGGACATCGACTCCATCGGCCTGCTGGTGATGACGCAAGATGGCCGCGTGGCCCGCCAGCTCATCGGCGAAGACTCGGTGATGGAAAAGGAATACCTGGTCCGTGTGGCCTACCACGGCCTGGGCCAGCCCGCGCCCACCGGCCAGCTCATCCGCATGGACGACGACGACCCCGTCACCAACAACGTGCAGGCCGTGTTCCCACCCGCCATGCTGGCCAAGCTGCGCCACGGCCTGAGCCTGGACGGCCAGGCCCTCAAGCCCGCCAAGGTCACCTGGCAAAACCCCGAGCAACTGCGCTTTGTGCTCACCGAAGGCAAGAAACGCCAGATCCGCCGCATGTGCGAGCTGGTGGGCCTGAAGGTGGTGGGCCTGAAGCGCGTGCGCATCGGCAACGTGATGCTGGGCAACCTGCCCGTGGGGCAGTGGCGCTACCTGGCACCGCACGAAGGGTTTTGA
- the alkJ_3 gene encoding alcohol dehydrogenase [acceptor], translating into MNEYDYIIVGAGSAGCVLANRLSASGAERVLLLEAGGSDRSPWIQVPIGYGRTFADPRFNWMYHAEPEPAMGNRRLYWPRGKVLGGTSSINAMVYIRGQREDFDDWEAAGNPGWGWKSVLPYFKKSEDHVWGASDYHGSGGPLRVSEFTGKVHPLCDTFMAACNALGYPTTRDFNGAQTEGAGLWQMTIRDGVRASTANAFLRPALKRKNLTLTTRAQVTRVVFEGTRAVGVEFLHQGSLHTVRAAKEVVLSGGSINSPQLLQLSGVGDAGLLQGLDIPLVRHAPAVGQNMQDHVCVSYYFKSKVPTLNDTLYPFSGKVKAALQYLMGKQGPLAMSVNQAGAFVRSRPELARPNMHVYFNPISYTANAKPQAKLMNPDPYSAFLMSFNTCRPTSRGSITIQSADPLAKPVIRTNFLSTPEDLADVQEGSQLLRRIAASAPLSGVVASELFPGPDATSPEALLEDFRQRSGSVYHACGTCGMGPDPARHVVDHRLRVHGIQGLRVVDASVFPAVTSGNTNAPTIMVAEKGADLILEDHAL; encoded by the coding sequence ATGAACGAATATGACTACATCATCGTCGGCGCAGGGTCTGCCGGTTGCGTGCTGGCCAACCGCCTGAGCGCCAGCGGTGCCGAGCGGGTTTTGCTGCTGGAAGCCGGGGGCTCGGACCGTAGCCCCTGGATCCAGGTGCCGATTGGCTATGGCCGCACCTTTGCCGACCCGCGCTTCAACTGGATGTACCACGCCGAGCCCGAGCCCGCCATGGGCAACCGCCGCCTGTATTGGCCGCGCGGCAAGGTGTTGGGGGGCACCAGCTCGATCAACGCCATGGTCTACATCCGCGGCCAGCGTGAAGACTTTGACGACTGGGAGGCCGCGGGCAACCCCGGCTGGGGCTGGAAGTCGGTGCTGCCGTATTTCAAGAAGTCCGAAGACCACGTGTGGGGCGCATCCGACTACCACGGCAGCGGCGGGCCGTTGCGGGTGAGCGAGTTCACCGGCAAGGTGCACCCGCTGTGCGACACCTTCATGGCCGCCTGCAACGCGCTGGGCTACCCCACCACCCGCGACTTCAACGGCGCGCAGACCGAAGGCGCAGGCCTGTGGCAAATGACCATCCGCGACGGCGTGCGTGCTTCCACCGCCAACGCCTTTCTGCGCCCGGCGCTCAAACGCAAGAACCTCACCCTGACCACCCGCGCCCAGGTAACCCGGGTGGTGTTCGAGGGCACGCGCGCCGTGGGCGTGGAGTTTTTGCACCAGGGCAGCCTGCACACCGTGCGCGCCGCCAAGGAAGTGGTGCTGTCGGGCGGGTCCATCAATTCGCCGCAGCTGTTGCAGCTCTCGGGCGTGGGCGACGCGGGTTTGCTCCAGGGCCTGGACATTCCGCTGGTGCGCCACGCGCCCGCCGTGGGGCAGAACATGCAAGACCACGTGTGTGTGTCGTACTACTTCAAATCCAAGGTGCCCACGCTCAACGACACCCTGTACCCGTTCAGCGGCAAGGTCAAGGCGGCGCTGCAGTATCTGATGGGCAAGCAAGGCCCACTGGCCATGAGCGTGAACCAGGCGGGGGCCTTTGTGCGCAGCCGCCCCGAGCTGGCCCGGCCCAATATGCACGTGTACTTCAACCCCATCAGCTATACCGCCAACGCCAAGCCCCAGGCCAAGCTGATGAACCCCGACCCGTATTCGGCGTTTTTGATGTCCTTCAACACCTGCCGCCCCACCAGCCGCGGCAGCATCACCATCCAGTCCGCCGACCCGTTGGCCAAGCCGGTGATCCGCACCAATTTCTTGTCTACCCCCGAGGATCTGGCCGATGTGCAAGAGGGCAGCCAGTTGCTGCGCCGCATTGCCGCCAGCGCGCCGCTATCGGGCGTGGTGGCCTCCGAGCTGTTTCCCGGCCCCGATGCCACCTCGCCCGAAGCCCTGCTGGAAGACTTTCGCCAGCGCAGCGGCTCGGTCTACCACGCCTGCGGCACCTGCGGCATGGGCCCGGACCCGGCGCGCCATGTAGTGGACCACCGGCTGCGGGTGCATGGCATCCAGGGCCTGCGGGTGGTGGATGCCTCGGTGTTCCCGGCGGTGACCTCGGGCAACACCAATGCGCCCACCATCATGGTGGCCGAAAAAGGGGCCGACCTGATCCTGGAAGACCACGCGTTATGA
- the coaE_2 gene encoding dephospho-CoA kinase yields MTEQESLLAAIQEEVRLHSYDPSWPHAFAAERGRLASLLPGTFQDIAHIGSTAVPGMPAKPIIDLLAGVESMAVAKSIAEPICQSGYTTSAEFNASRQDRQWFMRWAEGHRTHHLHVVVHGGEAWHTHLAFRDALRSDAALAARYAALKSELATRHTTDREAYTDAKAEFIRSALGEG; encoded by the coding sequence ATGACCGAACAAGAATCTCTGCTCGCGGCCATCCAAGAAGAAGTGCGACTGCATTCCTACGACCCGTCGTGGCCCCATGCGTTTGCGGCTGAACGGGGGCGGCTGGCTTCTTTACTGCCGGGTACGTTCCAGGACATCGCGCACATCGGAAGCACCGCCGTACCCGGCATGCCCGCCAAGCCCATCATTGACCTATTGGCCGGTGTGGAGTCCATGGCGGTGGCGAAGTCCATTGCGGAGCCGATCTGCCAATCCGGCTACACCACATCGGCAGAGTTCAATGCCAGCCGGCAAGACCGCCAGTGGTTCATGCGCTGGGCCGAAGGGCACCGCACGCACCACCTCCATGTGGTGGTGCACGGAGGCGAAGCTTGGCACACGCACCTGGCGTTTCGCGATGCCCTGCGCTCAGACGCTGCGCTTGCGGCCCGCTATGCGGCGCTCAAGTCTGAACTCGCGACAAGGCACACCACCGACAGAGAGGCGTACACCGATGCCAAGGCCGAATTCATTCGTTCTGCGCTGGGCGAAGGGTGA
- the kdpC gene encoding potassium-transporting ATPase KdpC subunit gives MHAILRPTLVVFTALTLLTGVLYPLAVTGVGQAVFPQQAAGSIILRDGKPVGSELIGQNFSDPKHFWGRPSATGSQPYNAAASGGSNQGPLNPALTDAVKARIQALRDADPGNTAAVPVDLVTASASGLDPHMSPAAALYQIPRVAKARGVEAAKLQALVAQHTELPLFGFLGEPRVNVLRLNLALDAMQ, from the coding sequence ATGCACGCAATTCTTCGTCCCACCCTGGTGGTATTCACGGCGCTCACGCTGCTCACCGGCGTGCTCTACCCCCTGGCCGTTACCGGCGTGGGCCAGGCGGTTTTTCCCCAGCAAGCGGCGGGTAGCATCATCTTGCGCGACGGCAAGCCCGTGGGCTCCGAGTTGATCGGCCAAAACTTCAGCGACCCCAAGCACTTCTGGGGCCGCCCCTCGGCCACCGGCTCGCAGCCTTACAACGCCGCGGCCTCTGGTGGCTCCAACCAGGGCCCGCTGAACCCGGCGCTGACCGATGCCGTCAAAGCCCGCATCCAGGCCCTGCGCGATGCGGACCCCGGCAACACCGCAGCCGTGCCGGTGGATCTGGTGACGGCCTCGGCCAGCGGGCTGGACCCGCACATGAGCCCGGCGGCAGCGCTGTACCAAATCCCGCGCGTAGCCAAGGCGCGGGGCGTGGAGGCCGCCAAGTTGCAAGCCCTGGTGGCCCAGCACACCGAACTACCGTTGTTCGGGTTCCTGGGTGAGCCACGCGTCAATGTGCTGCGCCTGAACCTGGCACTGGATGCCATGCAGTAA